From Vicinamibacterales bacterium, a single genomic window includes:
- a CDS encoding MBG domain-containing protein, protein MLTAAAAAVSIGVIAQVLPPVGVCGTGPGELNCFDPAAQGEMWRTIAPIGQRLQPNVDVAGTPEFATPVMDVGVIATDPVGNEIWVSNAGDLATAFAELAPGECTFAHLGDDPSLPRQCKAADGSMVPPPAGKLFYPSGVAVYGPTVYVSDRMNHRVDTMDFEGNPIAIAHPIGNGEPGTGAYSYSTGAAAGLSGSQLREPNGLAVDADGRLLVADGGNGRIAVFNPDGSASFASDFSIPAHPLIGGPVVPSSVAISPGASAVAPLTAPTDPAARIVVLDRYKCTVWILDTGFNPIATLPTQAPAATEPDSLCASGAFGFPAAGGHFSVLTGVTIDAGNHIYLADSFNNRVVIYDRDGALLGSVGQPPVLAPGQLPPVDAVATPSSVLIDHLGRLVVNDSDNFRLAFYTMTFPVAGPPVAQFQFEVPAAGDDLDGVPSGLAEQWGTGQGLDPAGRYLKIDTANHQVQRLELADLAIIREQAQATTPTSGTGAFAVAVPAEKVADVQQVTVTVTPSEPGVVVTSVNALPPAVQTPGATTADPNDIPRGSWVQYEFAYTNPTPSQRVTFVITAVGNKTSPQDTVADPVTVLVRGTCLACEATHLIYDYPAPLAGAPVASVSTTTDTGDWFNRRVFVRLFPKNDDPLVTSIEWFVRGSDMQRHGAGTHASPLSADVRYVDVPFFGPENEITYWPVTADQTVGPKVAVTIKIDMDPPSATFSNWPVPANVNSDPVSADFGTEWYVGDVIADFQVLDGQSGMDMGDGSPDRISGQFTIVGEGRDLHIVRLDADLVGNGGEYRTNDPERGGKVVNIDRTAPTVIAPHLEVVQTGAGFAVLEPGVFVAEATDALSGVATIINPVVNGVEFPLGVSTRPFTARDHAGNETTVTGTVTVLARSRSTIAALDVQVVYGETTTLTASVLPAVATGDVAFVFGGTTVTAALSNGIATVVIPSVTENVGTYTMQVSYAGDAAVDSASTTATVVVTPAPITVSANYQEKSYGAADPALAYRIALGALVGGDGFEGSLARAAGDDVGGYPITQGTLSLGTNYTLTVVPAELKIVPMLLELVPDPQWKYYGGSEPELTFRITSGFLVGSDRLTGAPARAAGEFPGLYLISIGTLTAGPNYQLNFYQDYLSVRPLDIYVTADALGRLVGEADPPLTYSHTPALLNGDTFDGFLRRDAGEAPGTYVIRQYGLTLPIGYMLHYTEANFVVGRRQAVVTAGDATKVWGTFPDPSIAVSAIGFLAADNITLSVSRATGENVGGYVTTPAATGTAEALNNYEITLVTGNFTITKAPVSVTAQAVTVDYGETPVFAFAYGPFPNGATAADVDVAPTCTVAAAHTDAGSYTITCSGGQDANFDFDYAPATLVVNRIPAVINAGGGTKVYGASDPALTTTHSGVLAADVAGITFTTTRVGGETAGGYDTTATATGGASGNYIFASNPGTFTITQRPITVTATSVNKFLGLIDPPLTYTITSGGPLVGTDSFSGALVRDAGELLGGYTIRQGALTAGPNYDLTFVEGTLTILGTLPPVAANDTASSVGAAPVSITVLGNDSDPDGGTLSVTAVTQPTGGEGVVTTSGNLVVFTPTPGFVGTVTFTYTISDGQGGTATATVTVTITAAQSCTNSGFTTYSQGGWGAKPKGNNPGQLLATNFARVYPGGFVIIGGTKTLKFTSAAAIAVFLPQGGTPAVLTSSAVNPTSSSAGNFAAQLLALRLAVDFSAAGVTKSGLGDLVMLSGPLAGSSVNQILVMANKVIGGQTSALPSGVSISMLNGILESLNLNYHEGTVNNGLLGCPGGLQPPAVTAANQTNYEGDAASVQVVGTDPNGDDLTYSAAGLPPGLSINPATGQIGGTLAYSAAGSYDVTLTVTDDSGLTATATFTWTVLDRNRPPVAAADSLTTTKNTAKTISVIANDSDPDGDTLTVTAVTQPAKGSVVKYANGTVKYTPPSNWVGTTSFSYTISDGNGAATATVSVTVSSHTDGDGCGDDHDHDGDHDGNDDRERDCDRDHRHNSDCDRDSNHDRDCDEQHSRTSRCNDNDGWYRSGDDRDDRNSSGSNHNHNTSGVCSNSSHYGSWYR, encoded by the coding sequence TTGCTCACTGCTGCGGCCGCTGCCGTCAGCATCGGCGTGATTGCACAGGTACTCCCGCCCGTTGGCGTTTGCGGCACCGGCCCCGGCGAACTCAACTGTTTCGATCCGGCCGCCCAAGGCGAAATGTGGCGCACGATCGCGCCGATCGGTCAGCGACTGCAGCCGAATGTCGATGTCGCAGGCACGCCGGAGTTTGCGACCCCCGTCATGGACGTGGGCGTGATCGCCACTGATCCGGTGGGCAACGAGATTTGGGTGTCGAACGCGGGCGATCTGGCCACGGCATTCGCGGAGTTGGCGCCAGGCGAGTGCACGTTCGCGCATCTTGGTGATGACCCCTCCCTGCCGCGTCAGTGCAAGGCGGCCGATGGGTCGATGGTGCCGCCGCCGGCCGGGAAGCTGTTCTACCCATCGGGCGTCGCCGTTTACGGCCCGACCGTGTACGTCTCTGACCGCATGAACCATCGCGTCGATACGATGGACTTCGAAGGCAATCCGATCGCGATTGCCCATCCCATCGGCAACGGCGAGCCCGGCACCGGCGCGTATTCGTACAGCACCGGCGCGGCGGCGGGCCTGTCGGGTTCGCAACTGCGCGAGCCAAACGGCCTGGCGGTTGACGCGGATGGCCGCCTGCTCGTCGCCGACGGCGGCAACGGCCGCATTGCCGTCTTCAATCCGGACGGCTCGGCCTCGTTTGCCTCGGATTTCTCGATCCCGGCGCATCCGCTGATTGGCGGCCCCGTGGTGCCGTCGAGTGTCGCCATTTCGCCCGGTGCATCCGCGGTCGCTCCGCTGACCGCGCCCACCGATCCCGCCGCCCGCATCGTCGTCCTCGACCGCTACAAGTGCACGGTCTGGATTCTCGACACCGGGTTCAATCCGATCGCCACGCTGCCGACGCAGGCGCCGGCCGCCACGGAGCCGGACTCCTTGTGCGCCAGCGGGGCGTTTGGCTTCCCGGCGGCGGGTGGCCATTTCAGCGTTCTGACGGGCGTCACGATCGACGCCGGCAACCACATCTACCTGGCGGACTCCTTCAACAACCGCGTCGTGATTTACGATCGCGACGGCGCGCTGCTCGGCTCAGTCGGCCAGCCGCCCGTCCTCGCGCCGGGTCAATTACCCCCCGTCGACGCGGTCGCGACCCCGTCGTCGGTCCTGATCGATCACCTCGGCCGTCTGGTCGTCAACGACTCCGACAACTTCCGCCTGGCGTTCTACACCATGACGTTCCCGGTGGCCGGGCCGCCGGTCGCGCAGTTCCAGTTCGAGGTGCCGGCGGCCGGCGACGACCTGGACGGCGTGCCGAGCGGTCTCGCCGAGCAGTGGGGCACCGGCCAGGGGCTGGATCCGGCCGGGCGGTATCTGAAGATCGACACCGCGAACCACCAGGTGCAACGGCTTGAACTGGCGGACCTCGCGATTATTCGTGAGCAAGCGCAGGCCACCACGCCGACCTCCGGCACCGGCGCCTTCGCCGTGGCGGTACCGGCCGAAAAGGTCGCCGACGTGCAGCAGGTGACCGTGACGGTGACGCCGTCCGAACCGGGTGTGGTCGTGACCAGCGTCAACGCCCTGCCGCCGGCAGTGCAGACGCCTGGTGCCACTACCGCTGACCCGAACGACATTCCGCGCGGCAGCTGGGTGCAGTACGAGTTCGCCTACACGAACCCGACGCCCAGCCAGCGCGTGACCTTCGTGATTACCGCGGTCGGCAACAAGACCTCGCCGCAAGACACGGTGGCCGACCCGGTCACCGTGCTGGTCCGCGGCACGTGCCTGGCCTGCGAAGCGACTCACCTCATCTACGACTACCCGGCGCCGCTCGCCGGCGCCCCGGTTGCGTCCGTCAGCACAACCACCGATACCGGCGACTGGTTCAACCGCAGGGTGTTTGTCCGGCTGTTCCCCAAGAACGACGATCCGCTGGTCACCAGCATCGAGTGGTTCGTCCGCGGTTCCGACATGCAGCGCCACGGCGCCGGCACTCACGCCTCGCCGCTGAGCGCGGACGTTCGCTACGTGGACGTGCCGTTCTTTGGCCCCGAAAACGAGATCACCTACTGGCCCGTGACCGCGGACCAAACGGTCGGCCCCAAGGTGGCGGTGACGATCAAGATCGACATGGATCCGCCGAGCGCGACCTTCAGCAACTGGCCGGTGCCCGCGAACGTCAACAGCGATCCGGTGAGTGCCGACTTCGGGACCGAGTGGTACGTCGGCGACGTCATCGCGGACTTCCAGGTCCTGGACGGGCAATCGGGCATGGACATGGGTGACGGCTCGCCTGATCGCATCAGCGGCCAGTTCACCATCGTCGGCGAAGGCCGCGATCTCCACATCGTCAGGCTGGACGCCGACCTGGTCGGCAACGGTGGCGAGTACCGCACGAACGATCCGGAGCGTGGCGGCAAGGTCGTGAACATCGACCGCACCGCGCCCACCGTGATTGCGCCGCACCTCGAAGTGGTCCAGACCGGTGCCGGCTTCGCCGTGCTCGAGCCGGGCGTCTTCGTGGCCGAGGCCACCGACGCGCTCTCGGGCGTGGCCACGATCATCAATCCGGTCGTCAATGGCGTCGAGTTTCCCCTCGGCGTGTCAACGCGGCCGTTCACGGCCCGCGATCACGCCGGCAACGAAACCACCGTTACCGGCACCGTCACCGTGCTGGCCCGGAGCCGGTCCACGATCGCGGCGCTCGACGTGCAGGTGGTCTATGGCGAGACCACGACGCTGACCGCGTCGGTGCTGCCGGCCGTCGCCACGGGCGACGTCGCGTTCGTCTTCGGCGGCACGACCGTCACGGCCGCCCTCAGCAACGGTATCGCCACCGTGGTCATCCCGTCGGTGACCGAGAATGTTGGCACCTACACGATGCAGGTGAGCTACGCCGGCGACGCGGCCGTGGACAGCGCTTCGACGACGGCCACCGTGGTCGTCACACCGGCACCGATCACCGTGTCGGCCAATTACCAGGAGAAATCCTACGGCGCCGCCGATCCGGCCCTGGCCTATCGCATAGCGCTTGGCGCGTTGGTTGGCGGTGACGGGTTCGAAGGGAGCTTGGCGCGCGCGGCGGGCGATGACGTTGGCGGATACCCGATCACGCAGGGTACCCTCAGCCTGGGCACGAACTACACGCTGACAGTCGTTCCTGCGGAGCTGAAGATCGTCCCGATGCTGCTCGAACTGGTCCCCGATCCACAGTGGAAGTACTACGGTGGATCTGAACCGGAGTTGACCTTCCGTATTACCAGCGGCTTCCTGGTCGGCTCCGACAGGTTGACGGGCGCTCCTGCACGCGCGGCCGGCGAATTTCCGGGCCTCTACCTGATCAGCATTGGCACCCTGACCGCTGGGCCGAACTACCAATTGAACTTCTACCAGGACTACCTGTCCGTGAGGCCGCTCGATATCTATGTGACGGCGGATGCGTTGGGCAGGCTGGTCGGCGAAGCCGACCCGCCGCTGACTTATAGCCACACTCCGGCCCTGCTCAACGGCGACACGTTCGACGGATTTCTCCGCCGCGATGCGGGCGAAGCCCCGGGCACTTACGTCATTCGCCAGTACGGTCTGACGCTACCGATCGGCTACATGCTCCACTACACGGAGGCCAACTTCGTGGTCGGCCGCCGCCAGGCCGTGGTCACCGCCGGTGATGCGACCAAGGTGTGGGGCACGTTCCCGGATCCGTCGATTGCGGTCTCGGCGATCGGATTCCTGGCCGCCGATAACATCACCCTGTCCGTCAGCCGCGCGACTGGGGAGAATGTCGGCGGCTACGTGACGACGCCGGCCGCCACGGGCACCGCCGAGGCGCTGAACAACTACGAGATCACTCTGGTGACCGGCAACTTCACGATCACCAAGGCACCTGTCTCGGTGACGGCGCAGGCCGTGACCGTGGACTACGGCGAGACGCCGGTCTTCGCCTTTGCGTATGGTCCGTTCCCGAACGGGGCGACCGCGGCGGACGTCGATGTGGCGCCGACCTGCACCGTGGCCGCGGCCCACACCGATGCCGGCAGCTACACCATCACCTGCAGCGGCGGCCAGGACGCGAATTTCGACTTCGACTATGCGCCGGCGACGCTCGTGGTGAACCGCATTCCGGCGGTCATCAACGCCGGCGGCGGCACCAAGGTGTACGGCGCCTCCGACCCGGCCCTGACCACGACGCACTCCGGCGTGTTGGCCGCCGACGTCGCCGGCATCACGTTCACGACGACCCGCGTCGGCGGCGAGACCGCCGGTGGCTACGACACGACGGCGACGGCCACGGGAGGCGCGTCGGGCAACTACATCTTCGCCAGCAACCCGGGCACCTTCACCATTACCCAGCGGCCGATTACGGTCACGGCGACGTCGGTGAACAAGTTCCTCGGCCTGATCGACCCGCCGTTGACCTACACGATCACCTCGGGTGGCCCGCTGGTCGGCACCGATAGCTTCTCGGGCGCGCTGGTGCGCGACGCCGGTGAGCTGCTCGGCGGCTACACGATTCGTCAGGGCGCACTGACCGCCGGACCGAATTACGACCTCACGTTCGTTGAAGGCACGCTGACCATCCTGGGCACCTTGCCGCCGGTCGCGGCCAACGACACCGCCAGTTCGGTGGGCGCCGCGCCCGTCAGCATCACCGTTCTGGGCAACGACTCCGACCCGGATGGCGGCACGCTGAGCGTCACCGCCGTCACGCAACCGACCGGTGGTGAGGGCGTGGTCACCACGTCCGGCAACCTCGTGGTGTTCACGCCCACGCCCGGCTTCGTCGGCACGGTGACCTTCACCTACACGATCAGTGATGGCCAGGGCGGCACGGCCACGGCCACGGTGACCGTCACGATCACCGCGGCGCAGTCGTGCACCAACTCGGGCTTCACGACTTACTCGCAGGGTGGCTGGGGCGCAAAACCGAAGGGCAACAACCCCGGCCAACTGCTGGCCACGAACTTCGCCCGCGTGTATCCGGGGGGCTTCGTGATCATCGGCGGCACGAAGACGCTGAAGTTCACCAGCGCGGCGGCGATTGCCGTGTTCCTGCCGCAGGGTGGGACGCCGGCGGTGCTCACTTCGAGCGCGGTCAATCCGACCAGCTCGTCGGCGGGCAACTTCGCGGCGCAACTTCTGGCGCTGCGCCTGGCGGTGGACTTCTCCGCGGCGGGCGTCACCAAGTCCGGCCTTGGCGACCTGGTCATGCTGTCGGGACCGCTGGCCGGCTCCAGCGTCAACCAGATCCTGGTCATGGCCAACAAGGTCATTGGCGGTCAGACCAGCGCGCTGCCGAGCGGCGTTTCGATCTCGATGCTCAACGGCATTCTCGAGTCGTTGAACCTGAACTACCACGAGGGCACCGTCAACAACGGGTTGCTGGGCTGCCCGGGGGGCCTGCAGCCCCCCGCCGTAACCGCGGCGAACCAGACCAACTACGAGGGTGATGCCGCCTCCGTGCAGGTCGTCGGCACGGATCCGAATGGCGACGACCTGACCTACAGCGCCGCCGGCCTGCCGCCGGGCTTGTCGATCAACCCGGCCACCGGGCAAATCGGCGGCACGCTCGCGTATTCGGCCGCCGGCAGCTATGACGTGACGCTGACGGTGACGGATGACTCGGGCCTCACGGCAACCGCCACCTTCACCTGGACGGTGCTCGACAGGAACCGGCCGCCGGTCGCCGCCGCCGACAGCCTGACGACGACGAAGAACACCGCGAAGACGATCTCGGTGATCGCGAACGATTCCGATCCCGACGGCGACACACTGACCGTGACCGCCGTGACCCAGCCCGCCAAGGGCAGCGTGGTGAAGTATGCCAACGGCACGGTCAAGTACACGCCGCCTTCGAACTGGGTCGGCACGACCAGCTTCAGCTACACGATCAGCGACGGCAATGGCGCCGCCACCGCCACCGTGTCGGTGACCGTGTCGAGCCACACCGACGGCGACGGCTGTGGCGACGACCACGACCATGACGGCGATCACGACGGCAATGACGATCGCGAACGCGATTGCGATCGCGACCACCGCCACAACAGCGATTGCGATCGCGACAGCAATCACGACCGCGACTGTGACGAACAGCACTCGCGCACGAGCCGCTGCAACGACAACGACGGCTGGTATCGCAGCGGTGACGACCGTGACGACCGGAACAGCAGTGGCAGCAATCACAACCACAACACCAGCGGGGTGTGCTCCAACTCGTCGCACTACGGGAGCTGGTACCGGTAA
- a CDS encoding sigma-70 family RNA polymerase sigma factor: MRVPPEHELVERCRLGDEAAFRELVDQYKGMVYSLVTRSVPNRARADEIAQDVFLRVHKGLPYFRGESKLSTWIYRIVANALAQEPREPRAISIDEAAASGERAPILPGVEDRAFGDLVLKDRLTKAIARLPAGYQVLVNGHYLKGMRYEDLAAALDLPMGTVKTHLHRAKRQLRHLLETELR; the protein is encoded by the coding sequence ATGAGGGTCCCCCCGGAGCACGAGCTGGTCGAGCGATGCCGGCTGGGCGACGAGGCCGCCTTCCGTGAGTTGGTCGATCAGTACAAAGGCATGGTCTATTCACTGGTGACGCGCAGCGTGCCCAATCGCGCCCGCGCCGACGAGATCGCGCAGGACGTGTTCTTGCGGGTGCACAAGGGACTGCCCTACTTCCGCGGCGAGTCGAAGCTCTCGACGTGGATCTATCGGATCGTCGCCAACGCGCTGGCCCAGGAGCCCCGCGAGCCGCGGGCGATCTCGATTGACGAGGCCGCCGCCTCCGGCGAGCGCGCACCGATTCTGCCGGGCGTGGAAGACCGCGCCTTTGGCGACCTGGTGCTGAAGGACCGCCTCACCAAGGCGATCGCGCGGCTGCCGGCCGGCTACCAGGTCCTCGTGAACGGCCACTACTTGAAGGGCATGCGCTACGAAGACCTGGCCGCGGCGCTCGACCTGCCGATGGGCACGGTGAAGACCCACCTGCACCGGGCCAAGCGGCAGTTGCGACACCTGCTCGAAACGGAGTTGCGGTGA
- a CDS encoding SGNH/GDSL hydrolase family protein: protein MRPQGRWFSAVVLTHAAWWGLAGLAGLAGVEILLQYRVAIREAFARDTSRLGELTRAYAPFGTQHLHPNYLFFFPLRAADRVAIGNPTCSLDADGFREPGPAHANGRKLAFLLGGSAAFGYYASSNDTTITSYMNAMQNEYFFVNAGVPSWNSTQELFRVALEVAGRRPALVITYDGANDAAGASLAHPATGAPYPAGTPENFDELERVVDDPSGWGARLTLDGVLPEVMHRVRKYRHAIFAETPAPPIDPGRLDAAAARYLANLEQIAALSRAAGARYIAVFQPVAGLHRHLRASGAILAEARPGFHASVIKRRPSSFEFHDLSSVFDQYLSDIPMAGADVAPGTVFVDGVHLSDRGNEMVARHLLRLIAGPPARPAP from the coding sequence ATGCGGCCTCAAGGGCGGTGGTTCTCAGCGGTCGTGCTCACCCACGCCGCGTGGTGGGGGCTCGCCGGCCTGGCCGGACTGGCAGGAGTGGAAATCCTGCTGCAGTACCGTGTCGCCATCCGGGAGGCCTTCGCGCGCGACACCTCGCGCCTCGGGGAGCTGACCCGCGCCTACGCACCGTTTGGGACGCAGCACCTGCACCCCAACTACCTGTTCTTCTTTCCGCTGCGCGCGGCCGATCGCGTCGCGATCGGCAATCCGACCTGCAGCCTCGACGCCGACGGGTTCCGCGAGCCGGGCCCCGCGCATGCGAACGGACGGAAGCTGGCGTTCCTGTTGGGCGGGTCCGCCGCCTTTGGCTATTACGCGAGTTCCAATGACACGACGATCACGTCCTACATGAACGCGATGCAGAACGAGTATTTCTTCGTCAACGCCGGCGTGCCGTCGTGGAATTCCACACAGGAGCTGTTCCGCGTGGCCCTGGAAGTGGCGGGGCGGCGGCCGGCCCTGGTCATCACCTACGACGGCGCCAACGACGCGGCCGGCGCCAGCCTGGCGCACCCCGCGACCGGCGCGCCGTACCCGGCGGGAACGCCCGAGAATTTCGACGAGCTCGAACGCGTGGTGGACGACCCGTCAGGCTGGGGAGCACGTTTGACACTCGACGGGGTGTTGCCCGAGGTCATGCACCGGGTCCGAAAATACCGGCACGCGATCTTCGCTGAGACGCCGGCGCCGCCGATCGACCCCGGGCGTCTCGACGCCGCGGCCGCCAGGTACCTCGCCAACCTCGAACAAATCGCGGCCCTGTCGCGAGCCGCGGGCGCCCGCTACATCGCGGTGTTCCAACCGGTTGCCGGGCTGCACCGGCACCTGCGCGCGTCGGGCGCCATCCTGGCCGAGGCCCGGCCGGGCTTTCACGCCAGCGTGATCAAGCGGCGTCCGTCCTCATTCGAGTTTCATGACCTGTCGTCGGTGTTCGATCAATACCTGTCCGACATTCCCATGGCCGGCGCCGACGTGGCACCCGGCACGGTGTTTGTCGATGGCGTGCACCTGTCCGATCGCGGCAACGAAATGGTGGCCCGCCACCTGCTGCGGTTGATCGCCGGGCCCCCCGCCCGGCCGGCGCCGTAG
- a CDS encoding glycosyltransferase family 2 protein, whose protein sequence is MPAEWPAISIVVPSFNQGPYLEQALRSVLEQGYPRLELIVMDGGSTDGTVEILSRYAPSLAHWRSTPDSGPAAALNAGFALASGEILGVLNADDFHLPDALATMAREWVAHPEADVVAGHGYFATPAGDLGVPAYSDRWNPTRFRHGACVLIQPATFFRRAAFERAGGFGTQPTLCWDAELWANLARTGAVFHDLDAFVAAFRLHGDSITGRADLLARRRRDAREVFERIAGHPDTMTDRLQHVFHRLIKFSRHPGRMVRQRLFVHSTLKRWSL, encoded by the coding sequence ATGCCCGCGGAGTGGCCGGCGATCAGCATCGTCGTGCCGTCATTCAACCAGGGCCCGTACCTCGAGCAGGCCCTGCGTTCGGTGTTGGAGCAGGGCTACCCGCGCCTCGAGTTGATCGTGATGGATGGCGGGTCCACGGATGGCACGGTCGAGATCCTGTCGCGCTACGCGCCCTCGCTCGCGCACTGGCGCTCGACGCCGGATAGCGGACCGGCGGCGGCGCTGAACGCGGGATTCGCGTTGGCCAGCGGCGAGATCCTGGGCGTGCTCAACGCCGACGATTTCCACCTGCCGGACGCGCTGGCGACGATGGCCCGTGAGTGGGTGGCGCATCCGGAGGCGGACGTGGTGGCCGGCCATGGTTACTTCGCCACGCCGGCTGGTGACCTCGGCGTGCCGGCCTACAGCGACCGCTGGAATCCGACGCGATTCAGGCACGGCGCCTGTGTCCTGATCCAGCCGGCCACGTTCTTCCGGCGCGCCGCGTTCGAGCGGGCCGGCGGATTCGGGACCCAGCCCACCCTGTGTTGGGATGCCGAGTTGTGGGCGAACCTGGCGCGGACCGGCGCCGTGTTCCATGACCTCGACGCGTTCGTCGCCGCGTTCCGGCTGCACGGCGATTCGATCACGGGCCGGGCCGACCTGCTGGCGCGCCGGCGCCGCGACGCGCGTGAGGTGTTCGAGCGGATTGCCGGTCATCCCGACACCATGACCGATCGCCTGCAGCACGTCTTTCACCGCCTGATCAAGTTCTCGCGCCATCCCGGCCGGATGGTGCGCCAGCGGCTGTTCGTGCACTCCACCTTGAAGCGCTGGTCGTTGTAG
- a CDS encoding SDR family oxidoreductase: protein MNESPSPHGRFDLTGRVAIITGGAGLLGRQHARAIAGCGGHPVLADLSADRATQAAAEIAAATGVAADGVAADVTVKADVERLVQETLARFGRIDILINNAALTVQGGGARARDYFARFEDYPLELWDEALRVNLTGAFLCCQAVGRQMVAQRRGVILNIASDVGTVSPDHRIYEGARSPHTGEPFNTPAAYATTKAGLINLTRYLATYWAKDGIRVNALSPGGVFAGHDPVFVRNLTDRIPMGRMARVDEYQGAVLFLVSDASSYMTGANLVVDGGRTAW, encoded by the coding sequence ATGAATGAGAGTCCTTCACCGCACGGCCGTTTCGACCTGACCGGCCGCGTCGCGATTATCACCGGCGGCGCCGGCCTGCTCGGCCGGCAGCATGCGCGCGCGATCGCCGGCTGCGGCGGCCATCCCGTGCTCGCCGATCTGTCGGCCGACCGGGCCACGCAGGCCGCCGCCGAGATTGCGGCGGCCACCGGCGTGGCCGCGGACGGCGTGGCCGCGGACGTGACCGTCAAGGCCGACGTCGAGCGGCTGGTGCAGGAGACCCTCGCGCGGTTCGGCCGCATCGACATCCTGATCAACAACGCGGCGCTGACCGTGCAGGGCGGCGGCGCCAGGGCCCGCGACTACTTCGCGCGCTTCGAGGACTACCCGCTCGAGTTGTGGGACGAGGCGCTGCGCGTCAACCTGACCGGCGCGTTCCTGTGCTGCCAGGCGGTGGGCCGGCAGATGGTGGCGCAGCGGCGAGGCGTGATCCTGAACATTGCCTCGGATGTCGGGACCGTCAGCCCGGACCATCGCATCTACGAAGGGGCGCGCAGTCCGCACACCGGCGAACCGTTCAATACCCCGGCTGCCTACGCCACGACCAAGGCCGGCTTGATCAACCTGACGCGCTACCTGGCCACCTACTGGGCGAAGGACGGCATCCGCGTCAACGCGCTGTCGCCGGGCGGCGTGTTCGCCGGCCACGATCCCGTCTTCGTTCGCAACCTCACGGACCGGATTCCGATGGGCCGCATGGCACGCGTGGACGAGTATCAGGGCGCGGTGCTGTTTCTCGTGTCCGACGCCTCGTCTTACATGACCGGCGCCAACCTGGTCGTCGATGGCGGGCGAACGGCCTGGTGA
- a CDS encoding acylneuraminate cytidylyltransferase family protein — protein MTASARRPEILAIIPARGGSKSIPRKNLMMLAGQPLIAYSIEQARASRHITRTIVSTDDDEIARVARAHGAEVPFMRPAALAQDLSTDLEVFRHALETLRDAEGYACDLVVHLRPTGPVRRAARVDEAIDLMLRHGAADSLRSVTAPSQTPYKMWRVVGGLLEPVIPVESGEPYCLPRQSLPEVYWQNGYVDIVRPHVVLEQGMMCGRRILPFVMHEPVYELDYPENIARVEAALAALQRGNPDGEPPYDIRHPV, from the coding sequence GTGACGGCATCGGCCCGGCGGCCCGAGATCCTGGCGATCATTCCCGCCCGCGGCGGCTCGAAGAGCATTCCGCGCAAGAACCTGATGATGCTCGCCGGCCAGCCGTTGATTGCCTACTCGATCGAGCAGGCGCGGGCGTCGCGGCACATCACCCGCACCATCGTCTCAACCGATGACGACGAAATCGCGCGGGTCGCGCGCGCGCACGGCGCGGAGGTCCCGTTCATGCGGCCGGCGGCGCTGGCCCAGGATCTGTCAACGGACCTGGAGGTGTTTCGCCACGCGCTGGAGACCCTGCGCGATGCCGAGGGCTACGCCTGCGACCTGGTCGTGCACCTGCGTCCGACCGGTCCGGTCAGGCGCGCGGCACGCGTGGACGAGGCCATCGACCTGATGCTCCGGCATGGCGCCGCGGATTCGCTGCGGTCGGTGACGGCCCCGTCGCAGACCCCGTACAAGATGTGGCGAGTCGTCGGCGGACTGCTCGAACCGGTCATTCCCGTCGAGAGCGGGGAGCCCTACTGCCTGCCGCGCCAGTCGCTGCCGGAGGTCTACTGGCAGAACGGCTACGTGGACATTGTCCGGCCGCACGTCGTGCTCGAACAGGGGATGATGTGCGGGCGGCGGATCCTGCCGTTCGTGATGCACGAGCCGGTCTACGAATTGGACTATCCCGAGAACATCGCGCGCGTCGAGGCCGCGCTGGCGGCCCTGCAGCGCGGTAATCCGGACGGCGAACCGCCGTACGACATCCGCCATCCGGTGTGA